In a genomic window of Wyeomyia smithii strain HCP4-BCI-WySm-NY-G18 chromosome 1, ASM2978416v1, whole genome shotgun sequence:
- the LOC129728045 gene encoding uncharacterized protein LOC129728045 — translation MNLLPAFISVFGVLLLYHFVSRKPPVEITFEQLEQLLGSEVINFTQVRLFHVNNTLTTLNRTWELLEDLDNHWIMTTILRDRHAIQGPILFQYVRICDYLNSEQYRADWRKLGMESNHPQPPRSNVKLCPFPKGHYHLRNLRLSRNLYGGILDKGQYQMEVCPSENGIVKVALVLSFSVRQVSRGYRIF, via the coding sequence ATGAACTTGCTACCGGCGTTCATCAGCGTGTTTGGCGTTCTGCTCCTCTATCACTTTGTCAGCAGGAAACCGCCAGTGGAAATCACATTTGAACAGTTAGAACAATTGCTTGGCAGtgaggtgatcaatttcacgcAAGTTCGGTTGTTCCATGTGAACAATACTCTGACAACCCTCAACAGAACGTGGGAATTGCTGGAGGACTTGGATAACCACTGGATTATGACAACCATCCTACGAGATCGTCATGCTATTCAGGGTCCAATTTTGTTTCAATATGTTCGGATTTGTGACTATTTAAATAGTGAACAATACAGGGCTGACTGGAGAAAACTCGGCATGGAGAGCAATCATCCGCAACCTCCTCGCAGTAACGTCAAACTGTGTCCGTTTCCGAAGGGGCACTATCATTTGCGTAATTTACGGTTGAGCAGAAATCTTTATGGGGGGATTTTGGACAAAGGACAATATCAAATGGAAGTTTGTCCCTCCGAGAACGGAATCGTAAAGGTGGCCCTGGTTTTGAGTTTTAGCGTTAGGCAGGTTTCGCGTGGATACagaattttctaa
- the LOC129728053 gene encoding ecdysteroid-regulated 16 kDa protein, producing the protein MKSLFVVLLALNCLYLYATEATDVNACPSTKSLVSVADNTIDISNCTKPPCKLKRKTKVSINQKFTPTEDIKTLTTTVYAQVLSLPLPFVGVDGTGACDFIYAEDGETKSGCPLKAGVPVVYKREFPVLEIYPKMSLVVHWELQGRGSKSITCFEVPAKIV; encoded by the exons ATGAAGTCACTGTTCGTTGTGCTGCTGGCACTAAACTGCCTGTACCTGTATGCCACCGAGGCGACCGACGTGAACGCGTGTCCTT CCACCAAGAGCTTAGTTTCTGTCGCGGACAACACGATCGACATCAGCAACTGCACCAAGCCACCCTGCAAGCTGAAACGCAAAACCAAGGTTtcaattaatcaaaaatttacaCCGA CTGAGGACATCAAAACCCTAACCACGACGGTGTACGCCCAGGTCCTGTCGCTGCCGCTGCCATTTGTCGGCGTGGACGGAACGGGTGCATGCGACTTCATCTACGCCGAGGACGGCGAAACCAAGTCCGGCTGTCCGCTGAAGGCTGGCGTCCCGGTTGTGTACAAGCGCGAGTTCCCGGTGCTGGAGATCTATCCGAAGATGAGCCTGGTGGTGCACTGGGAACTGCAGGGTCGTGGTTCCAAATCGATTACCTGTTTCGAGGTGCCCGCGAAAATCGTGTAG